The following proteins are encoded in a genomic region of Corylus avellana chromosome ca4, CavTom2PMs-1.0:
- the LOC132176976 gene encoding nuclear pore complex protein NUP54, protein MFGAQAPTSAFGTPSSSSAFGTPSSTPAFGTPSTTPAFGTPSATPVFGTPSTTPAFGTQTTPSFGTGYGSSLFATPFSAQPQQQQQSPLFQQPSSTFGFQTTPFSAPQPGTFSGAQLTTQMAPVAPLPFSLADRDIQAIVDAYKDEPGNPKYAFKHLLFSVTDPRFRVKPAGVSDIMWAEAMGKLEGMESADRERLWPQLVQGFKDLSQRLKIQDDVIVSDAERLRITQSNVKMLQRHFQADTLPRIERMRQKEQVLQRRLLRVMRIVEAMEGKGFRLPLTKGEAELAEKLAATTRQLKGSGAELSRRVQNLLTLSRVQANGFGAGGSVYLPGSTKIHEQSLADMQEVLQQQTEAIARLGNVLKRDARDMEIIMAEDTHLTDDVS, encoded by the exons ATGTTCGGAGCTCAAGCTCCCACCTCCGCCTTCGGCACTCCCTCTTCAAGCTCAGCATTCGGCACTCCCTCTTCGACTCCAGCGTTTGGAACTCCGTCTACGACACCGGCATTCGGCACTCCATCTGCGACCCCGGTGTTTGGCACGCCGTCTACGACCCCGGCGTTCGGGACTCAAACGACGCCGTCTTTCGGCACCGGATATGGGTCCTCGCTCTTCGCCACCCCATTCTCGGCTCAGCCTCAGCAACAGCAACAGAGTCCGTTGTTTCAGCAACCGTCCTCCACGTTCGGCTTCCAAACGACACCGTTCTCTGCGCCGCAGCCTGGTACTTTCTCCGGCGCGCAATTGACTACTCAGATGGCTCCAGTGGcacctcttcctttctctctcgcCGATCGGGATATTCAA GCTATTGTTGACGCTTACAAGGACGAGCCTGGAAACCCTAAATATGCTTTTAAG CATTTGTTGTTCAGCGTCACGGATCCACGGTTTAGAGTGAAGCCTGCAGGTGTATCAGAT ATTATGTGGGCAGAGGCTATGGGTAAGCTGGAGGGTATGGAAAGTGCTGACCGGGAGCGCCTGTGGCCTCAGCTTGTTCAGGGTTTTAAGGATCTTTCACAGCGTCTTAAG ATCCAAGATGATGTCATTGTTTCAGATGCAGAGAGGTTACGAATTACCCAAAGCAATGTGAAGAtg CTTCAAAGACATTTTCAAGCTGACACTCTTCCTCGGATTGAAAGAATGAGACAGAAAGAGCAAGTTCTTCAAAGGCGTCTTTTAAGG GTAATGAGAATTGTGGAGGCCATGGAGGGTAAGGGTTTCCGATTACCATTAACAAAAGGGGAAGCTGAACTGGCTGAAAAGTTAGCTGCAACAACTAGACAG CTGAAAGGATCTGGAGCAGAACTTTCTAGGAGGGTACAAAACCTGCTAACTTTGTCTCGTGTTCAAGCAAATGGCTTTGGTGCCGGTGGTTCTGTTTATCTTCCAGGATCAACCAAAATACATGAACAGAGTCTTGCTGATATGCAGGAG GTATTACAGCAGCAGACAGAGGCCATTGCTAGGCTTGGCAATGTTTTGAAGCGAGACGCCAGGGACATGGAGATCATAATGGCTGAGGACACACATTTGACGGATGATGTCAGCTAA